The Besnoitia besnoiti strain Bb-Ger1 chromosome Unknown contig00014, whole genome shotgun sequence genome contains a region encoding:
- a CDS encoding uncharacterized protein (encoded by transcript BESB_025750): MEGLLRCAAAALSFLLLLLALATQPTVSVAPGVASAPEAPAVPEEVDYSLNEADEPEYDEEKTVPVFADDLFAQGPETLRRNQEELNLREQRGLRRKQKLEKRRKAALYSAITQWTALLLVTTAISAASVFILWKTYKTLEVQEAEEPKQEPAPKAKEAEVKSEKEKEAKVESGEEKEAEVESEKVTSPEVAEVATPEPNDLSAKLSRTLIRFIMTYGAMVATLGVFRLASKVVRYWLGQ, from the coding sequence ATGGAgggccttcttcgctgcgcggctgcagccctTTCCTTTCTCCTGCTTCTGCTGGCTTTGGCGACACAGCCTACGGTTTCTGTGGCCcctggcgtcgcctccgcaccAGAAGCTCCGGCGGTGCCGGAGGAGGTGGACTATTCCCTCAATGAGGCAGATGAACCAGAATATGACGAGGAGAAGACCGTCCCAGTGTTCGCTGACGATCTCTTCGCACAGGGTCCAGAAACCCTCCGGAGAAATCAAGAAGAACTCAACTTGAGGGAGCAGCGGGGCTTGCGCAGGAAACAGAAACTGGAGAAGCGCAGGAAAGCTGCACTGTATAGCGCGATTACACAGTGGACGGCCCTGCTGCTCGTTACGACTGCCATCTCGGCTGCGTCTGTCTTCATCCTTTGGAAAACATACAAGACGCTCGAGGTCCAAGAGGCTGAGGAGCCGAAACAGGAGCCCGCGCCGAAAGCGAAAGAGGCCGAAGTCAAGAGtgaaaaagagaaagaggccAAAGTCGAGAgtggagaagagaaagaggccgAAGTCGAGAGTGAAAAAGTGACATCTCCCGAAGTCGCCGAAGTCGCTACTCCGGAACCGAATGATCTGTCTGCCAAGTTGTCCCGAACTCTTATACGCTTCATAATGACATACGGGGCAATGGTGGCTACCTTGGGCGTGTTTCGACTCGCCAGCAAAGTTGTCAGGTACTGGCTGGGGCAGTGA